The Deltaproteobacteria bacterium CG2_30_66_27 genomic interval GCGAGCCACGAACGGAGCCCCGCCCTCCGGAGGCGACGAAGCAGACATTCGCGATTGAACGCGGGCGAGTGACGGGATATCCTACGGGTTACGTTTCATAAATGGAGCCTGACTACCCACGGGAGACGACGAAGATGGGCGAAGAATCGTTCGCGCTGATCGAGAAGAAGATCACCGACCTGGTCCAGGTCGTGACCGCATTGAAAAAGGAGAAGGAAACCTTGGCGGGAGAGCTCGCGCGCAGGGACGGGGAGGTGAAGGAACTGACCCGGAAACTGGCCGAACTTTCGAAAGATCGCGTCGAGGTGAAGGACCGGGTGGAGAAGATCCTCTCCCGGTTGGACGCCATTGAGTTATAGGTTCGAGGCGGTATAATAAAAGGGAAGAGGATGGAGAACCGGATCGACGTCAATATCGCCGGGTACGCCTTGACCGTCCGGACGGAGCGGTCGGCGGAGCACATGGAACGCCTGGCCGAGACGCTGAACGGAAGGGTCCGGGAGATCCAGAAACAGGGAGGCTCCGCGAACTACCTGAACATCGTCATGCTCGCGGCGATGGAGCTTGCCGACGAGGTCCTGATGTTCGAGGAGCGGTCCCGGGAATGGAAGGAGCAGGTCTTGGCGCTGCGGACGGAAAGGGAAGCCCTGAAGACCCGGCTGGACCGGAAGAGCCGGGACCTCCTCGCGACCCTCGACGCCGCATTGAAGTAGGCTGGCAGGAAATTCGCAAGGGCCCCTGCCGTGATCGTGATCGTGGGAAGAGTTTGAGCCAACATGTAGAGAACGGGATCCTGCCCGGGCGGCGGTGAGCATCCCTTCAGTTTGGGAAGCCTGAAGCGGCCCGACCTGGAACCCACCTGGTGAACGCCAGGTTCAACTCGACCGGCGACACGGCATTCGCGGGGGCGCTTCTTTCAGGACGGAACCAGGGCGGGGAATGCCCGTTTGTATAGATCAGGGCGGCGATCACGGTTGTTGCGGCGACGTTCTTATCGCGGTTCGATGCGGCGGCAATTTTTATCCGAATAAGGGTACCCGGCGTCACAGGCCAAAACGTTTCCGCAGCGCGAGCGCAGCAGCCCCGCGGTTTTCGCCCCCTCCCCCGTTCACATCCGTCGAAAGGCGTCCGATGCTTGTCCTTGAGCGCAAGGAGATCCTTCGCAGGGAAGGCCGTATCCGGTGCAGGGAGCGGTCCATATCGACGGTTTCGGCCGAGGCCGGGGAACGTGCGCAGGAACACTTTCTTCGGGAGTTTCCCCCACGGGCTGGGGTCTCCGCGGCCCTGTACTGCGCGCTGGCCGGCGAGATCCCTACCGATCGGATCCGGCACGCGTATCTTGGGGCGGGAGCCCGGCTCTACTATCCCCGGACCACGGAGAGTCGAACGCTCGCCTTCTACCCGCACCGGGAAGGGGACGGTTGGGAAACGGGGCCGTACGGGATCTCCGAGCCGCCCAAACCGACGGGCGTCGAACCGAGGCTGGCGGGATGGGACATCGTCGTTATCCCGGGCCTCGCCTTCGATCGGCGGGGGAACCGTCTCGGGCACGGGTTCGGGTATTACGACCGGTTCCTCGGAGGACTGCCGAAGAGCGTGCCGCGTGTCGGGCTTGCCTTCGCGGGCCAGTTGGTTCCGGAAGTGCCGGTCGACGCCTGGGACGTCCCCGTCCACGCGTTGGTGACGGAAGAAGGGGTGATCCGGGCCGCGAACGCGTCCGGTCCCCTGAACCATAGATGATCCACCGAGGAGGCACACTTTGAATATGTCGATGGCGCTCATCGCGGTCCTCGCGGCGCTGGCCGTGGGGCTCGGCGTGTACGTGGCGTTCCTGCTTTCCGGGAAAAAGGGCACGCTGGACAAGGTTCGGGCCGACGCGCGGGCCGAGGCGGAGAAGGCGGAGGAGATCCTCCGGAGCTCCCGGAAGGAGGCCGCGAACATCCTGAAGGAGGCCGCCCTCCAGGCCAAGGACCATCTGCTGCAGGTCAAGATCGACTTCGAGAAGGAGACGCGGGAACGGAAGAACGAGCTAAGCCAGCTCGAGAAGCGGCTCCTCCAGAAAGAGGACCAGTTCGACCGGAGGAACGACCAGGTCGAGGCGCGCGCCACCGAGTACGCGAAGAAGGAGCAGGAGATCGCGGAACAGACCCGGAAGCTCAATGCGGCCCAGGCGGATCTCGACGCCCGGCTGGCGGCGACCCGGGCCGACCTCGAGCGGGTGGCGGGCCTTTCGGCCGAGCAGGCCAAGGCGGAAATCGTGGAGTTGATCGCCGAGGATGCCAAGATGGAAGCCGGCAAGAAGATCCGCGTCATGGACGAGGAGTTCAAGGAGGAGGCGACGCAGAAGGCCCGGAAGATGATCTCCCTGGCCGTCCAGCGGTACGCGGCGGACTACGTCGCCGAGCACGTCGTGAGCGCGGTGCCGCTCCCGTCCGAGGAGATGAAGGGGCGCATCATCGGTCGCGAGGGGCGGAACATCCGCGCCTTCGAAGCCGCCACCGGCATCGACGTCATCATCGACGACACCCCCGAGGCGGTCATCCTGTCCGGCTTCAACCCGGTCCGCCGTGAGATCGCGAGGATCTCCCTGACCCGCCTCCTCCAGGACGGGAGGATCCACCCGGCCCGGATCGAGGAGACGGTCGAGAAGGTGACCAGGGAGGTGGAGGAGACGACCCGCGAGGCGGGGGAGCAGGCGCTCTTCGACCTTGGGATCCACGGCGTCCACGCGGAGCTCGTGAAGCTGATCGGGAGGCTGAAGTACCGGACCTCGTACGGGCAGAACATCTACACCCACTCTCTCGAAGTGGCGTTTCTGTGCGGGATGATCGCCTCGGAGCTGGGGCTGAACGCCAAGACCGCCAAGCGTGCGGGACTGCTCCACGACATCGGAAAGGCGGTCGACCACGAGGTCGAGGGGCCGCACGCGCTGATCGGGGCCGACCTGGCCCGGAAATACGGCGAGTCCGCGAAGATCGTCCACGCGATCGGGGCGCACCATGAGGACGAGTCGCCCAAGGACATCCTGCCGATCCTGGTCCAGGCGGCGGACGCCCTGTCCGGCGCCCGGCCGGGGGCGCGCCGCGAGATGCTGGCGAACTACCTCAAGCGTCTCGGGGACCTTGAAGCGATCGCGAAGTCGTTCCCCGGCGTGGAGAAATCGTACGCGATCCAGGCGGGGCGGGAGATCCGCATCATCGTCGACTACCAGAAGATCGGGGACGACGCGGCGACCCTTCTCGCCCGCGACATCGCGAAGAAGATCGAGACGGACCTCTCGTATCCCGGCCAGATCCGCGTGACGGTGATCCGCGAGACCCGCGCCGTCGAGTACGCGAGGTAGTGCTCCAGGACCCGTTGCGGTAGACGTAAGGTCCGGGAGCTATGGGGAGCGTATCCGCCATAGCTCCGAAGTCATAGAGATTATTGTCGCGACGAGGAGCGACGGCGGATAGCGCTTCGTTGATGCCCCTCCTTCGCTCCGACGCCGGGTGAGAAAACCCTGGGCGTCGGAGCTACGGAGGGTCCTCGGCATAATCGAATAATGAGGTGCCTCGGGATGTGGGTCCTGTTCTTCGGAGACGTCGTCGGCAAGCCAGGGCGGAAGGCCGTGACGGAGTTCCTCTCCCGCCTGCGCGGCGTCCGCGACGTCGACTTCGTGATCGCGAACGGTGAGAACGCGGCCGGCGGGATGGGGTTGACGGACTCCGTCGTCCGCGAGCTGTTCGAGGCCGGCGTCGACGTGTTGACGGGCGGCAACCACGTGTGGGACAAGAAGGAGGGGATCCCGCTGGTGCGCGCGGGGGAACGGATTCTCCGGCCGGCGAACTACCCGCCGGGCGTGGACGGGCGGGGATGGGGCGTTTTCCGCGGCCGCAGCGGCACGCCGTACGCCGTGGTGTCGCTGATCGGCCGTGTCTTCATGGGAAGCTACGACTGCCCGTTCCGTTGGGCCGACGCGGCGCTCCCCGGGATCCGACGCGAAGCGGCCTGCGTCGTGGTCGATTTTCATGCCGAGGCGACGTCCGAGAAGCGGGCGCTCGCCCTGTATCTCGACGGAAGGGTTTCCGCGATCGCGGGGACGCACACCCACGTGCAGACCTCCGATGCCTCGGTCCTGCCGGGCGGCGCCGGCT includes:
- a CDS encoding 5-formyltetrahydrofolate cyclo-ligase, with protein sequence MLVLERKEILRREGRIRCRERSISTVSAEAGERAQEHFLREFPPRAGVSAALYCALAGEIPTDRIRHAYLGAGARLYYPRTTESRTLAFYPHREGDGWETGPYGISEPPKPTGVEPRLAGWDIVVIPGLAFDRRGNRLGHGFGYYDRFLGGLPKSVPRVGLAFAGQLVPEVPVDAWDVPVHALVTEEGVIRAANASGPLNHR
- a CDS encoding ribonuclease Y, producing MNMSMALIAVLAALAVGLGVYVAFLLSGKKGTLDKVRADARAEAEKAEEILRSSRKEAANILKEAALQAKDHLLQVKIDFEKETRERKNELSQLEKRLLQKEDQFDRRNDQVEARATEYAKKEQEIAEQTRKLNAAQADLDARLAATRADLERVAGLSAEQAKAEIVELIAEDAKMEAGKKIRVMDEEFKEEATQKARKMISLAVQRYAADYVAEHVVSAVPLPSEEMKGRIIGREGRNIRAFEAATGIDVIIDDTPEAVILSGFNPVRREIARISLTRLLQDGRIHPARIEETVEKVTREVEETTREAGEQALFDLGIHGVHAELVKLIGRLKYRTSYGQNIYTHSLEVAFLCGMIASELGLNAKTAKRAGLLHDIGKAVDHEVEGPHALIGADLARKYGESAKIVHAIGAHHEDESPKDILPILVQAADALSGARPGARREMLANYLKRLGDLEAIAKSFPGVEKSYAIQAGREIRIIVDYQKIGDDAATLLARDIAKKIETDLSYPGQIRVTVIRETRAVEYAR
- a CDS encoding metallophosphoesterase, which encodes MWVLFFGDVVGKPGRKAVTEFLSRLRGVRDVDFVIANGENAAGGMGLTDSVVRELFEAGVDVLTGGNHVWDKKEGIPLVRAGERILRPANYPPGVDGRGWGVFRGRSGTPYAVVSLIGRVFMGSYDCPFRWADAALPGIRREAACVVVDFHAEATSEKRALALYLDGRVSAIAGTHTHVQTSDASVLPGGAGCITDAGMCGPAGSIIGMDPKTVLRRFLLQVPVRFDVAPGEPEASGIFFDLDPGTGRCAAVQAFRTSESQMRSRETWKTFSNP